GAATAGATGTACTCATCGTTGGTTTACTCATACCCAATTCTTCACTCATTTGATCTAATGTAACAGGTTCATCCATAAAATAAAGCATGCCATACAGCCTTCCTACTGAAGGTGTAACACCATATAAATCCATCGTATCAGCTAAAGCACTGACAACCACATCTTCGGCTTCTTTTAATAAATCATGATACTCTTGAACATCACTCATTTACTCTTCTCCTCTTTTGTTAAATTTATTTGAATTATACTTAATAAATTTAATGATACACGATAAAAAGGAAAAAAACAGAAATTCAGTTCAATTTTTTGATAAAAAAGAAGCCTTCTCTTAAAGAGAAAGGCTTAAGACATAGTGGGGAATACTATATGTTTATCTTTCCCGATTTAGATATTATTTATACGGTATATTTTTAATTATTTTCAATCTGATTGTTTTATTTCTTTTTCGGTAATTGTTTCAGCATATCAATAGCATGTAATGTAATTTGAGAAGCACTTTTATTTTCATTACGTATTTCTTCATAAATCTCTTGTCTATGAATATCTACAGACTTTGGAGCTTGAATTCCTAACTTTACTTGATCACCATTAACTGCAAGGACGGTCACTTCAATTTCATCACCTATTTTGATTGTTTCATATAACTTTCGTGTTAAAACAAGCATGGACTCACTCCTTATCTATTCCTCTTACTCAAATAACCTGTGCTTCGTTTCGTAAGCTGTATTCATTAAAATCACTTGCTTAGCAAGCTGTTGCTTTGTATTAATAATAACAGGAGCCTGCAAATTAGCCGTTATCTTTTCCACAGAATCTGACATCGTAAGCAATACGTAAACAGCTGCATCTTCCGCTTGTTGTAATTGAAGCTTTTCGATTTCCTGAGGTTCTAGTTGAAAATCATAATCTAAAAAAAACTGAAATGGATCCGTGATAATAAAAGCTAATTCTTTGGTTTGAGTAGACTGCAGAACTTGGAAAGCTTCGGCTTCCGGAAGTGGTAAAATAACAAATTCAGTTTCTTCCAAAAAAC
The genomic region above belongs to Priestia megaterium and contains:
- the csrA gene encoding carbon storage regulator CsrA, which translates into the protein MLVLTRKLYETIKIGDEIEVTVLAVNGDQVKLGIQAPKSVDIHRQEIYEEIRNENKSASQITLHAIDMLKQLPKKK
- the fliW gene encoding flagellar assembly protein FliW, which translates into the protein MKIFTSYHGDIEIDNQQTLTFNQGIPGFLEETEFVILPLPEAEAFQVLQSTQTKELAFIITDPFQFFLDYDFQLEPQEIEKLQLQQAEDAAVYVLLTMSDSVEKITANLQAPVIINTKQQLAKQVILMNTAYETKHRLFE